ATCATGTTTATCTGATGGTTGGCCATCGGGGAGCGTTGTTGGGCGATAATGCCCGTGAAAGGCCAATGCTGTACCTCCGACAATCATATATTCAACCTTATGTGTTTGCAAAATCTGACAAACGCGAAGAATATTCTCTACAAAATTACCTTGCATTTTTAATTGGATTCACGGCTGAAAGGTTGCGGCTGGGTATCGCCGTAGATGGTTGCGTAGGAACAACGGAGGCTTTCAATAAGTCTATAAAATTGATAACATCTGTGTCTTTGGCAGAAACGGAGCTAACTGGCTCAACCGAAGTAGAACGCTCTTTTAATTTGGAAAAGCTATTGTATCGTTCCATATACGCATTTTTTACGTGATTATTACGCAAAGGTACAGATTTCCGAACATACACAATAGCTCTTTTTTTCTTTCTTGGGCGTTGCCACCCGAAAAAGGGTGGCCGCTCCCTTGCAGACTCCGCTTACGCTTCGGCCTCTTCGCGGCTGCTTCGCATCTTTCAGGCAGCTAACGCATTAAAAAAATAAAAGGCCGCCCCCATATTGGGACGGCCTTTTGCTTTAAAGGAACAGATACTTAAATAATCGCACCGATGGCAACGACGACCAGTAGTGTTTTATAGAATATCTGTATCCATTTGAGAGGTATTCTTCTGCGGTTTTTCATAAATGTCTGGAGATAATTTATCCATTAATTGCAATTGCTTATCCAGTGCGGCTAAATCAAATTCGGCATAGTGTTTTCGCGAAGTAGTTTCGTTGTTGCCAAGTGCCGCAGCGACTACCTGCATTGAGCCGCCCCGAATATTCAGCAGCTCATACGCTTTAGTATGTCTGGCTTTGTGGAATGTGATATGCTTGTTGATGCCAGTTTGCATTAAGGCTTTTTTTAAAACTTGGTCAGCTACCTGAGGATATTTTGTCAAGCCCGAGAAATCATAATTATATTTAGCCCAAATACTTTCAGCTAAAGGCAATAATTCCGTGAAAATATTTTGGTTTGTTTTGCCTCGTTTCATAACGATATAACGTCTGCCATTAAATTCTTTAATATTCTGCTGTTTTACGGTCCTATTGTCATTATAGGTTAGTCCCGTCAGGCAAGCAAAGACAAACATATCCAAATACTTTTTTTCGGCTTTATTATAAGTGCCGTTATGTATTGCCATTACTTCCTCTGGTGTTAAATACGTGATAGGTAGTTTTTCTACAACAGGCTTAGCCACTCGTTTCAACGCATTTTTTGCGACGTAGCCTTCCTCAAGACTAAATCTAATGACCGACTTAAGGCCAGTGTAATAATTTAATGCTGTTGATGTTTTTGTAATCGACCGTAGCCATACTTTGAGGAGTTCTGTGCAGGTGTTGGCCGAAATGCTCAAAGTGGGATTTAAGTTGCTGACTTTTTTTAGGCTTTTTTCAGCGTACTTGACACTGTTGTAGCCAAATTCCGATTCAAGTCTATATTTTTCAAACAGGTCGAATATGGTTAATTCTTGCACCTGATTTATTTGCTTAGACTCAATGGTTTTGACTTCCCTGATTACTGTTTTTTTGCCTTTTTTTCGCTTGATATACTCGTTTTTTACATCGTTGGCAGTTATTCCCCTAACTCCATGAGCCATGCACAAATACGTGTAGATTTGATGTAGCGTTTGCTCTATCAAGGCTTTTTGCCCAGCAATAATTGGACTTGTGGCTAATGCTTCTTGCGTGCAGATAAGCCCCGCAGCAAAATCACCGCTTTTAGTATCTCCGACTCTGATATACACCCAGATAGGAGATTCTCCGTTTTTGTTCGTTTGGTTTAAACGATGCCAAAAATGAATTGTCATTTTTTAGGGATTCGATATACATACTATATTGTGTTATAATGATTAATTATTTAAAACGCAATAGTAAGTAATATTAGCAAGTAAAACAAAATAGACTGGTTATCAGTTAGTTATACAGTGATGCAATGTTTTGAATTACTGTCAATAGCTTGATTATCAACTGTTTAATTTTTCCTTGCTTTTTTTGCAGGCCACAAAGGTATAAATATAATTAAAAAGCACCAGCCTTGCGGACTGATGCTTGTATATTTTGTGGAATAAAAACGTTTATTTTTTGAGCCGTCGGCCAAACGGATTGGGCAGATTGAAGCCAAAATAATTGAGGCTCTCGATCAGAAAAAATGCGGCAGTGGCCTCGTCCAGATTGCCCACAAAGGGAATATTATCGGGGATTAGCTCAAAAATGCCCGCCGTAGGGTTGATGAGATACAACGTAGAAAGCAAACCCGCCACAAAAACAAAAATGGATTTCATAGAGAAAATATAAGTAATCAATTGGCACCTAATTTCTGTATAATTTCTTAAAACATCAATTATTTATTCCTAAAGTTGTTTAGCGTTATGGAGCAATATGGGTATAATAATTTGGGGGATATTTTAAATTGCCACTCAATTATGAGTTTGCTAAATATCAAAGCATCATTTTCAGATAGATTTTATCTTATCGGATCAAAACATATCACTCCATATCCCAACTAATAACAATAATCTTTCGTTTATTGCTCAGAGCAATTTTTACACAATAATTACACAACCCATCATCTTATGACACAAATAATATCTAACCTCGAATTTAAACAAGTCAGCAACCCCGAAGATTTGGCCGTAATACACCAACTCGCCGCCCAAACTTGGCCAGCCACTTACGCCAACATTATCAGCCAAGCGCAAATAGATTTTATGTTTGAGAAAATGTATGCGTTGCCTGCACTGGCCGCGCAACTGACCGAAGGGCATACATTTTGGATTGTGTGGCGCGATGGCCAAGCCGTTGGCTTTGTGTCATATATCCTCTCCAATGCGGCGGCGCAAGTCTGGAAAATACAGAAGTTGTATTGTTTGCCACAAAAACAAAAGTCAGGGCTTGGCCGTGCCACCATTGATTTTGTACGCGAACAAATCCGCCAGCAAGGCGCAAAAACCTTGATTTTGAACGTAAATCGCTACAATTCTGCACTACATTTTTACCAAAAATACGGCTTTGAAATTGCCCAAACCGTTGATATTCCGTACTACGATTATGTGCTAAACGATTATGTGATGCAGATTGCCGTGTAAATAACAATGTAGATGCCACACCTACGGCGTTAGATATTATTTAGATTTCTTTTTCTACAAAGAGGCCAAGCCTAAAGGCTTTTTTTATTGGCAAATGGCCTAAACCCGTTAGGGTTTAAACATTGATAGAAAATTGATATTCAGTTATTTAAAACGCCGTAGGCGTGACATCTGGGGCTTAAACCTTATGGTTTTAAAAATCTATAAGGTTTGGGGTATTACTTTTTTTCGGCCAAATAATCGTGATACCAATGCAACACTTTGGCTGTCGCACCAACTTTACTTTTTACATAATTCCGCGATTTTGCGGCGATAGCCTCGCGCGTAGTTGTGTCGGTAAGCAATGTTTTTAGCTTGGTTTCAAACGCCGCGGCATCGGCGGCCACAGGCGCAGCGATTCCTTCAGCCACAAGGTCGAGGGCTTCTTGGAATTTTGTATAATTTTTATTTCCAAAAAAAATCGGCATGCCAAAAGTGGCCGCTTCCAGTGTGTTATGTAAACCTTTGCCATACGCGCCACCAATCCACGCTATTTCCGCGTACTGATACAATGCCGAAAGCATTCCTACATTGTCAATAATAAGCATATCATATTCACTTACAACCACTTGATCCGACACTTGAGAATATCGTATGCTTTTGCCTTGATAGATTTGCTCCCAATTTTTCATATTTTGGGCTTCAATTTCGTGCGGTGCTACCATTACTTTCAGACGGATATTTTCGGCTTGCAACTTATTCAAAACGGGCAAAATAATGTCCATATCTTGCGGCCACGCGCTGCCCACAATCAACAATAATTCATTGTTTTTGAACAACTTAGCCATTTGTATTTCGGGGGCTGTATCTGGCAAAACTGCCACGCGGTCGAAGCGCGTATCTCCGCCGAGTTGCTGACGTGTAATGCCTATGCCTTCCAATAACTTAGCCGAACTTTCATTTTGTACAAAAATCATATTCAGGCGGCGCAAAATTTGCCGATGAAATTCGCCGTAAGGCTTAAAAAAAATCTGGTTTGGGCGAAAAATGGCAGAAAAAGACACGACAGGCACATTATTTTCTTCCATCACCTGAATGTAATGATGCCAGAACTCGTATTTGACAAAAAAAGCTACCGACGGTTCTACGGTCAGAAACCACTGTTCGGCGTTTTGACGCGTGTCGGCGGGCAAATAAAAAATATAGTCCGCCCCAGCGTAATTTTTGCGGATTTCGTAACCCGACGGCGAGAAAAACGTTAGCAAAATTTTATGTTCGGGAAAAGCAATCCGAAAAGCCTCTATCACAGGGCGGCCTTGCTCAAACTCACCCAACGAAGCACAATGAAACCACGCCAGCGGCTGGCCTTTGTGCGTATTGAGCAAATCTTGTAGGCGTGGCCGCCAATCTTTTCGCCCATTTACCCAGTGTTTGGCTTTGGTACTACGCCATGCGGCCAAGTGAACGGCAGCCGTGTAAAGAGAAATCCCCGCATCATAAAAAAATCGGCCTAACATATTTTGTATTGTGTTTTTAAAAAATAAAACGAAACCTCTGCAAATACCCAAAACAGTATGGCGGTGCGAAAATAAATGATAAAGTCGGAATCATAATTTAATATTAGCACTATATTTGCGACCTTAAAAATGCTTTACCAACACCAATCATTTGCAAAATGGCATGGTTTAACAGACAACAAAAGGGGATTGTAACGCCCACAGAACTAAAACGCGAAGCTCCAGACGGTCTTTG
This genomic stretch from Flexibacter flexilis DSM 6793 harbors:
- a CDS encoding tyrosine-type recombinase/integrase — encoded protein: MTIHFWHRLNQTNKNGESPIWVYIRVGDTKSGDFAAGLICTQEALATSPIIAGQKALIEQTLHQIYTYLCMAHGVRGITANDVKNEYIKRKKGKKTVIREVKTIESKQINQVQELTIFDLFEKYRLESEFGYNSVKYAEKSLKKVSNLNPTLSISANTCTELLKVWLRSITKTSTALNYYTGLKSVIRFSLEEGYVAKNALKRVAKPVVEKLPITYLTPEEVMAIHNGTYNKAEKKYLDMFVFACLTGLTYNDNRTVKQQNIKEFNGRRYIVMKRGKTNQNIFTELLPLAESIWAKYNYDFSGLTKYPQVADQVLKKALMQTGINKHITFHKARHTKAYELLNIRGGSMQVVAAALGNNETTSRKHYAEFDLAALDKQLQLMDKLSPDIYEKPQKNTSQMDTDIL
- a CDS encoding 3-deoxy-D-manno-octulosonic acid transferase, whose protein sequence is MLGRFFYDAGISLYTAAVHLAAWRSTKAKHWVNGRKDWRPRLQDLLNTHKGQPLAWFHCASLGEFEQGRPVIEAFRIAFPEHKILLTFFSPSGYEIRKNYAGADYIFYLPADTRQNAEQWFLTVEPSVAFFVKYEFWHHYIQVMEENNVPVVSFSAIFRPNQIFFKPYGEFHRQILRRLNMIFVQNESSAKLLEGIGITRQQLGGDTRFDRVAVLPDTAPEIQMAKLFKNNELLLIVGSAWPQDMDIILPVLNKLQAENIRLKVMVAPHEIEAQNMKNWEQIYQGKSIRYSQVSDQVVVSEYDMLIIDNVGMLSALYQYAEIAWIGGAYGKGLHNTLEAATFGMPIFFGNKNYTKFQEALDLVAEGIAAPVAADAAAFETKLKTLLTDTTTREAIAAKSRNYVKSKVGATAKVLHWYHDYLAEKK
- a CDS encoding GNAT family N-acetyltransferase, with translation MTQIISNLEFKQVSNPEDLAVIHQLAAQTWPATYANIISQAQIDFMFEKMYALPALAAQLTEGHTFWIVWRDGQAVGFVSYILSNAAAQVWKIQKLYCLPQKQKSGLGRATIDFVREQIRQQGAKTLILNVNRYNSALHFYQKYGFEIAQTVDIPYYDYVLNDYVMQIAV
- a CDS encoding YkvA family protein; amino-acid sequence: MKSIFVFVAGLLSTLYLINPTAGIFELIPDNIPFVGNLDEATAAFFLIESLNYFGFNLPNPFGRRLKK